In 'Nostoc azollae' 0708, the following are encoded in one genomic region:
- a CDS encoding DUF5615 family PIN-like protein: MIIWVDAHLSPSIATWITQTFSIIALVLRDVGLRDAEDEDIFEAAKAQGVIFITKNRDFIDLVDRLETPPPQVIWLTCGNIYNATVREILSANLLEALEILSSGEALVEIT; this comes from the coding sequence ATGATAATTTGGGTTGATGCACACTTATCACCATCTATTGCTACTTGGATTACTCAGACATTTAGTATAATCGCCTTAGTCTTGCGTGATGTGGGACTAAGAGATGCTGAAGATGAGGACATTTTTGAGGCTGCAAAAGCTCAAGGAGTTATCTTTATCACTAAAAATAGGGACTTTATTGATTTAGTTGATCGTCTGGAAACACCACCACCGCAAGTCATATGGCTAACCTGTGGTAATATTTATAATGCTACGGTGAGAGAGATTTTGAGTGCAAATTTACTAGAAGCTTTGGAAATTTTGTCTTCTGGTGAAGCATTAGTTGAAATTACTTGA